ACAGATTGACAAAGCAAGGGCTTTTAGCTTTGCATCGGAAAGGTACATCTTTTTTGCCATCGGCAATGAAGTAATATCCCAATTCTCCACGAGGATTTTCTGCTCTTACATAATATTCTCCTGCTTTTGGGACTAATTTTTTGGGAATAGCTTCATGTGGGTCAAAATCAGGGGTACGTTTCAAGTCTTTCATTAGGCGCTCTAAACATTGCTCAATAATGCGGACGGATTCGTACATTTCTTGCACACGTACATAGTATCTATCCCAGCAATCGCCCACTTTACCCATTAAACCTTTGCCCACAGGAATGTCAAATTCTAATTCAGGATATACAGAATAGCCATCTACACGGCGCAAGTCCCATTTTAATCCTGAACCTCTAAGCACTGGACCTGAACACCCATAGTTAATGGCTACTTCTAATGGTAATACTCCAACGTTTGCGGTGCGCTCTACAAATATCTTGTTGTAGGATAGTAGATTGTTGAATTCGTCTAGCTTGGGTTTGAAGTAGTCAATAAATTCCTTGCATCTTTCTTCAAAACCTACGGGGAGATCATGAAAAAGTCCGCCTATCCAAATGTAATTGTACAATAACCTTGCCCCTGAAGCCCACTCTAATAGATTGAGAATGTGCTCCCTATCTCTCATTAGCCACAAAAACGGCGTGAAAGCACCAATATCAATCCCATAAGTACCCAAAGCGATGATATGTGAAGCAATACGATTGAGTTCAGCTACTAGTACTCGAATATATTCAATTCGCTTAGGAATTTCCTTCTCTATTCCAAGCATGCGTTCTACGCCCATTGCAAAGCAAAAATTGTTGTTCATAGAGGACAAGTAGTCCATTCTATCGGTATAAGGAATAATTTGGGCGTATGTTAAGCTTTCAGCGTGTTTTTCAAAGCATCTATGCAAATACCCTAAATGCGGAATAACATCCACTACAATCTCACCATCAGTAATCAATTCTAAACGAAGTACCCCATGCGTAGAAGGGTGCTGGGGACCCATGTTTAGAATCATCTCATCTGTGTTCAAATCCTTCAATTGAGTTCTATTAGCAGAAGACTTTGCTAAGTACTCCTCGTATACTGTTTTATCCTTTTTTTCTATGATAACTGCCATTTTTCAACTTGTTTTGCTTTGCGAAAATACACAAAAGTATTCTATATGTC
This Bacteroidia bacterium DNA region includes the following protein-coding sequences:
- a CDS encoding NADH-quinone oxidoreductase subunit D, whose product is MILNMGPQHPSTHGVLRLELITDGEIVVDVIPHLGYLHRCFEKHAESLTYAQIIPYTDRMDYLSSMNNNFCFAMGVERMLGIEKEIPKRIEYIRVLVAELNRIASHIIALGTYGIDIGAFTPFLWLMRDREHILNLLEWASGARLLYNYIWIGGLFHDLPVGFEERCKEFIDYFKPKLDEFNNLLSYNKIFVERTANVGVLPLEVAINYGCSGPVLRGSGLKWDLRRVDGYSVYPELEFDIPVGKGLMGKVGDCWDRYYVRVQEMYESVRIIEQCLERLMKDLKRTPDFDPHEAIPKKLVPKAGEYYVRAENPRGELGYYFIADGKKDVPFRCKAKSPCFVNLSVVPEISRGAMIADLIAIIGSIDIVLGEVDR